A single genomic interval of Oreochromis aureus strain Israel breed Guangdong linkage group 12, ZZ_aureus, whole genome shotgun sequence harbors:
- the LOC116312323 gene encoding ghrelin O-acyltransferase-like yields the protein MYTDILFNHSNISFTFRLFLAVSTLMLLTQRITSVSLDLQEKRGVLTPSKRQACVTLLPLISYILNFTTLLGGPLGSYGQFITLMEGINLTSPPSPLGVVFLKLMQVLMLEWVRFYLVYFLKYLIHDFNPGILYGILSTWCLGLVLRIQYYSHWKISECLNNAAGFGFWEDSSGDYFSKWSGLSDGDFWTTEASICMSQFARRWNATTASWLRRLVYARHKHFPLFMCFGFSLWWHGLHLGHFVGFFTWAATVKADHHIHRNLFPNITPTQRKIYTFVNWINTQMVVTCIVIAVEFRNLSGLNLLSKTYIGLFPLVNIILLFIILNLNSLEQ from the coding sequence ATGTATACAGATATCCTATTTAATCACAGTAACATCTCTTTCACTTTCAGACTATTTTTGGCAGTGTCCACTTTGATGCTGCTCACCCAGAGAATCACCTCTGTGTCTTTGGACCTTCAAGAAAAACGAGGCGTACTGACACCATCCAAAAGGCAGGCTTGTGTCACGCTTCTCCCTCTTATCAGCTACATCCTCAATTTTACCACACTGCTTGGTGGTCCTTTGGGTTCCTATGGACAATTCATTACTCTAATGGAGGGGATCAACCTCACCTCGCCACCCAGTCCACTAGGTGTAGTTTTCCTAAAGCTGATGCAAGTGTTAATGCTAGAGTGGGTTAGATTTTATCTTGTCTATTTTCTAAAATATCTTATCCATGATTTCAACCCTGGCATCCTCTATGGCATCCTGTCGACCTGGTGTCTTGGACTGGTTTTAAGAATACAGTATTACTCTCACTGGAAGATCAGCGAATGCCTCAATAATGCAGCAGGGTTTGGCTTTTGGGAAGATTCATCTGGGGACTATTTCTCCAAATGGAGCGGACTATCCGATGGGGACTTCTGGACCACTGAGGCGTCAATATGCATGTCACAGTTTGCTCGTCGCTGGAACGCCACGACAGCTTCATGGCTGCGTAGACTAGTTTATGCAAGGCACAAACACTTCCCACTATTCATGTGCTTTGGTTTTTCACTGTGGTGGCATGGTTTACACTTAGGACACTTTGTGGGGTTTTTCACCTGGGCAGCAACAGTGAAAGCAGACCATCATATTCACAGGAACCTTTTTCCAAATATTACACCGACACAGAGAAAAATCTACACTTTTGTAAACTGGATAAACACTCAGATGGTTGTTACTTGCATTGTTATAGCGGTAGAATTTAGAAATTTGTCTGGTTTGAATCttttatccaaaacatacataGGTCTTTTTCCACTTGTTAATATAATCCTgctctttatcattttaaacCTCAATTCACTAGAACAGTAG